A window of Cryptococcus tetragattii IND107 chromosome 5, whole genome shotgun sequence genomic DNA:
ACATTTCCAAGGACGACCAAATAACCTCCGTCATCGTCAACCTTGATTGTAAGGGTCTCACCAGAATCAACTTGGAGATCAAACGACCCATGTGAAACCCACATAGGCGAAAATAGCGAGTAGTTAGTTGTGTACTACCGCTTCACGTCAATTAAGTTTTTTCACTGCAACAACCTTGACCTACGTGGTTTTTAACTAACGGCTCTGCAGTACTATCATTCGCCATCATACTCTTGGCGTCTGCGGTCCAGACAGAGTCCATAGGTGCAAAAATGGTGAATCCATTGTCAGTAAGTCGTTGGAGCTGATCTGTCATGCCTATGACCTCGATAGCGGATGAGATATTGGATAAACCAGGAGTATCGAAAGCCTCTGAGAGGCTAGGAGGGAAAGCAAGAACCTGCATCACATTCGCCAACTTAGTTGTCATCCATACCAGAAAAAGGAGGCTCACATAATCGATCGGAAGGATTTCCAAGTCCTTTAAACCCGGGCTGCCACTCGTATCTATGGAACTATCCCAACTCGTGGCATTCCCCCACCACCCGTCTACTACCACGCCTCCGTTATCTCCTCGATACATTATCACGGCTTGATACGCCTGACTATCTGAACTCGTCGCATTCATCACATCTTTCATCTTGAGGTAGGTTGACGCCACTTCTGCACCTTGAGATGGCATGGACGCCGGAGTATATTCGCCTCCAAGCAAGTGTAGCGCCAAGAGGTCCGTGCCCCAGTGGTCTGTCATCGAAAGGAATGGCGGCCAAATGTTCGCCCCCTGCCATGCTTTATCTGTAGGAGCCAAAAATGTCAAAGTATTAGAGCTCATGTAAATATTCTCTAGCAACTCGTAGCCCTCGTCAGTTTCAGAGAGATGGACGATAAGGTCCTCGGAAATGGCGAGGCCGTTGTAGTATAAGACGTCgatgagagagatgaggtaAGTCGCCAGGTCGGTGTCAGGGCAGTCCACTTCGGTCGGGTCTGCTAGGGAAGGACAGAAGAACGGGGAGATGAGCAACAAGAGGGAGACTGTCTTGGAGAACATTCTTTCCTGGCCTTGATTCTTGTTGGAACCTTGTGAAAAATTGGGAAGGTTGAGTATTGGAATGGAGAGGGTTGGTCCGTTGGTAGCGTTGCTACTCAACTATTGTATagaggaaggaagttgGGTAATGAGCGTGATGTGGTATTTGGAATCCTGTAAGTATTTCAAACACAACAGTAAAGTATAGAATGGTAGAGCAGTATTAAGTGTTCACATAATGCGAAGTCTGGATCAAATGTAACCTCGTTGGGGTCCCCATGTGGGGCATATTTTATCAACTATTTCAAGCTTGATCAATCCGTTTTGGAAGACTTGTTataaaggaagaacaaagaGACAGAGTACCGTCTCGAGGCTGGTGTATGGCCCATGGACAATCTCACAAAGGACCTTCCTTTCATTTCCCCGGATTCAAAGAGGTTTATAACGAGCGGTCAATTTAGCTGCAAGATTTACTCGACGCAGCTCAAAACATGGCCCTATATGAGCTCTATACAAACCATAGGTCTCTTTCCGACCAAATGGTAGTTCGGACCGCACCTGGTGTAAAAGAGGTTGTCAGTAAAGCATATCGAGGCATGTGAATGGTTCATGATAGGGTAGCTACATCAATATCAAGTTACAACGATTATCAGGTGAATGCTTTGGCGTGTCTCCCTAAACTGTGGGTTTGTAAGACGGGAGTTACAACTTTGTCTCCCTGTTCTGCATCGCCATGAAAGGAcagccaccaccaccaccagctcTTTGAACTCCACCGCCTACTGCTCCAGAGACGGGACAAGTTGCGTCGCCGGCAGGAGGAGCAGTCTTGTCCAATGGCTTGCCCTCTTGAGCAGCCTTTTTGGTCAGTCGAGCAAAGCCTGTATCATCCCTATCTACTCCTAGCTCTAAATGGATTGTTGAGAAAATCAGCAATTAGAGGCTGGAGGGGCatcaaagatgaaggcATACCTATTAATTTACCAAATGTATTGGCGAAGTctttgaaaaagagattTTGGTCTGCGGCGTATTTTTCGACCCATAGACGGAATGCTGGATCTTCAATGAGAGCCATCTATGACAGGAGTAAATAAGCTGTTGTGCAGGTGccaaaaaaatggaaagtgAATTTACATCTGTTGGGAGCATCATGAGCCTTGTTCCGGCCACAATAGCTTCATATCTACGATCTTCATGTCAGTGCAGATTATAAGGAGTAATGTGTAAATATACCTACTGGAATGGTCCATCCCACTGCCGGGGTTTCCAAATGggacgaaggagaagttTGAAATATTGGTTGGAGAAGCGGGTTGGGTTGACCACCCATGGCCTGCATAGCTTATCAGCCAACGTCACGTTGAAAGGCTATCTTTCCGTACCCATCAAAACCACTTCGGTCCGCATGGCAGCGACCTAACGAGCCGAATTGGTATCAAAAGCACGTTTCCACCTCGCACCACTCACCGAGATTATGAGCCCCGCTGAGCGCTACAATTTCCTGGTCTGAGAACCCCATTCTCCCAAACACGTCCCTAATGTGGGCTGCGCCCAAAGCTCCATCCGGTAAACGGTTGGACACATCGCCCCGATGCTCAGCTGCGGCTTGTTCAGATTCATAGTCTCCTCTTCCGGGTTCCCAGGGGATTTGCGGACCGCCCATTGCCTCGACAGCTGTTACTCCTGCCAGAGCTTAAAAAAGAACAGTCAATTAATCGAAGCCGTGGCAGTTGGGAACGAGAGAAGAACATACTCCACAAGTCTGCGTGGGAGATCCAGGGATTGGCACTttgaagtggaagaaggaatgatATGGCATGATGAAGACCGGCATTGGCGGGGTCAACAGACTGAAAAGCTGGTTTAGCTTTGTCTTCACGCGTAGAGGATTCATTGATACTCACTTCTGGTGGAAATCTCATTCCAGCTCTTAACTCCATACATTAGCTTGAAAAGGTAAAGAGCTGCAATGTACGCTTGAAGGTGCTTGCTTACCCATTAGAACCTCCGTTGTGCTATAAACCGCATGTTAGCGAGGTTACTGGCGTAAAGGTGACCAGCATGGAGTGAGCTTACTTCCACAAGACTGAAGTTTCCAGAGGCATGCCAAGCCAGTCTGTCATTACTGATAAGCATGTAAAGACTGTGATTCATGCGATTCCGGCATACCTGACCAAAACGGGACCAGCAGATCCATCGTCGTACCCAGGCTGCTTCataatcttcttgatctcctccttcagaGCTGATCGCAGGAAGTCAGTCAACATTCTTCCCTCATCATAGGCTCTCTATCCTACCTTGGtagtctccttctttcactgAAGCCATGCTTGCTAGTATTGTTTGGTGTTGGGCGAGGaaagttgaggaaagaCGTAAAAAGCTCGTTGTGATTTGAAGGTGTCATTTCTGTCGCTTATCACTACAGCCGGTGAAAGTTTTGTCCCACGGTTGATGCGGAAAACCAGCAATTAGGTAAGTTGATTAGAGTCAGCCTGTAATGTAGTTAGAAAAGTGTTTGTAATGAGAGCCTGTGGCGTTCGGAATACAAAAAGGATGCTTCCCATCGCCCGCCGCCGTCTCGGATGACGTGTTGCTCTTTGAACCATACTTTCGAGGACACCATTTAGGGAGAAACATACCCATATACATTGTACGTTTATTCGTTTGATCGGTATGCCCGAAGTACCTCTTACTGACCGTGTTTATCGCATTTAGCAGCCACCTCCTTTGTAGCCTCCGATATGTCTTTACCCAAACGCATTCTCAAGGTATGCTCAATCGGTCTTCATTGATCATATCTTAGGCTGACAGATCAATGAATcaatcctcatctcctgtATTGTCCACGTAACCCCCCTGTTGTGTCAACACCTACACGTTGCCCATTCCATTCGCAGGAGACTGAACGTCTCATGGCCGACTCTCCTCCCGGTATCTCCGCTGCTCCTAAAGATGACAATCTTCGACATTTTGACGTTACTGTTGCTGGTCCCGACTCTTCTCCATACGAAGGTAAGTGCTATCTCTGCTCACCCTCGCATCTTTTTGTTGAGGACTGTGAGATAAGGAGGAGTGATCATGGCGGCTGACCATGTTTGTTTGTGGCCTTGTCCTGCGGTTTGGGTGAACAGGTGGTGTTTTCAAGCTTGAGTTGTTCTTGCCGGAAGAATATCCTATGAACCCTCCAAAGGTCCGATTCTTGACCAAGATATAGTAGGTTGGGTTGTACCTTATCAGTAAACGCCGTGCTGACTCATTCCACTTAGTCACCCAAATATTGGTATGTCTGTGCGCCCTCTGGAGCTATCCCCTACCAGTCAAAGAAACATATTTTTAACTGCTGCAAACTGTAGACAAGCTCGGCCGAATTTGTCttgacatcctcaaagacaAGTGGTCCCCTGCCCTTCAAATTCGAACCGTCCTGTATGTCTCTCTCATCATATCACTGAACTCTGCATATGCTCACGCTTCCTTCATAGCCTCTCTATTCAGGCTCTTCTTGGTGCTCCTAACCCCGATGACCCTCTCGCCAACGATGTTGCCCAGAACTGGAAGGAGAACCAGAGTGCTGCCATCGCCCAGGCCAGGGAATGGACTCAAAAATATGCTCATTAGTAGTGTCTGTAGCTGATTTCGTGTGGACTTTTATGGTCACATATGTAGATTGCGATGGGATGATTTACATGTATGGTAGTTTCCTGTTTCTGCGTCTTCAAATGATATGTGTGGGTTGTTAAGAGTGTCCGATCCCATAATATCACGGGGTCTGATTTTTCATGATCCAATATATTCGCTGGAATTCGTTCATAAAACATTTCTTATTTACAATCCATCATTAGGCCAACACACCATCTCTGATTAGAAGTCCTATTGGTCCCGTTAGCTGTTTGCCATTtattgaaggaagaagcttaATGGTAAAACTCACGGTCACTCGTCCTCCAAATTGCCAGTCCGCATTTCCCGCTACGAATGGATCATTCTTCGGTCCTCCTTGCTCCCCGGTCTTGGGGTTAACATCACTTTCAAATTCAGGCTTAGGTCCCTTCCTTATGTCTTGGTGTAAATTTTCCTCAGCTTTTTGTTCCTCATTAGGAATAGTGCCAACAGTCTGGTTAGCTTTAAGAAGAGCCTCAAACTCTGCTTGCTcggctggaggaagaggtggagggcCGGGACGGCTGAAAGAGGGCGGCGCgcgcaagaaggaaggagtggTGTGGACGGATTTTGAGAGCATACGCCGAGCGAAGAAGGGCCGGAGTGAGATGTGTGAGACCATGTTGTTGACTATATGTTGTTTAGGTACAGAAGATGTGGTTGCAAAGTCATGTAAAGAGTGGAAATTGAGTTTCGGGGGAAGTGGATATGAAGGACAAGCGAGAGTGGAGGTCGTCCAGCGTCGCGAAGCGTACGTATGACGGCAGTTTTCAGTTCACAGTGACAAATCCCACATCTGCTTTTATATAGCCAATTATCATATAAATGGAGTCCCCTGGTCGCCCACCtactcctcctctccccatcccctcctcctctccaggCAAGAGACGAAGTATGTTGCGCGTTGTGATACACGACTGACGAAACTGACACCGACCTACTTCGCAGAACCGGATGAATCCATCCTCGAGCTGAACTCGCTTCTCGACAGAGAGACGGCTAAAAGCAAATTGCGACGCATAGCTGTGGGTAAATTTGTGCATTTCGAGGATTGATATTAATTGACCGTCCATGGTAGATATCTACTTCGGGTCCACCGCCCTTATTCAATCCGCTATGTCTATCAACGACACTCGCGGCATGTAAACAGTGCCGAGTCGGATGTAACAAGGTATGCCAAAAAGATCAACAAGGCTATTCTTCATACTGATGCGATGTTGAAAGGCCCATTTCGATCCCATACAAAGACCATGGACAGACTCTTCCCTTGGTTTCTGCTCGTATGTCCTTGACCATCCATATCGTGTTTTCTCTTATTTATCCTTCTGACCCAACATAGATATCTGAACTTATGCTACGGCGACCCGATGTTCACTAAAAACCCTTCGCTGGGAGATGGTCCAGGCCCGCGCGGAGGGACCAAGGATTGCAGATACCAGCATTTCCAAGTTACCCCTTCCACTATTCGTTACAGCCAGCCTTTACCTGAAGGGTATCCCTCTGTCATGCCTGGCtatttgaagaagaggatacTTGGGGACGAACATGTACAAGGACGGAATAAAGAAGTGAATGTGGCGCAATGGATCAACTGTGATTTGAGGAGGTTCGATTATTCTCTCCTGGGACAGTGAGTTATGTCCACGCATATGACAGAACGAAACAATTGAACGCCGTCAATTAGATTCCAAGTGATTGTCGCCGATCCTGCATGGGTGAGAGCTAAATTTCAACGGTATTTCCGAGCAACATTCTGACTGACTCCTTCTGCGTAGGATATCCACATGACTCTTCCATACGGCACTATAACGGACGACGAGATGCGGAATATGCCTATCCGCTCTCTTCAGCCCGACTGGGGTATTTTATGTTTATGGGTTACTGGAAGAGCGATGGAGTTAGGCAGAGTTGTATTCGCCCACTGGGGCTATAAACGAGTGGATGAACTGGTTTGGGTCAAGACAAACCAATTGCAAAGACTGATTAGGACAGGAAGAACTGGGCATTGGTTAAAGTCAGCCCTTTTTTAACAGTTAAAGATCAGATGCTGATGGTTGTATAAATAGCCACACATGCGAGCATCTTCTTGTAGGCCTCAAACTTCCTCAGGACTTCCCACGTGAGGCATCTATCCCATGGGACACTGAACCCGCTCTTCGAGATCTGAGGAAATGTGTGGATACAGATGTGGTGGTTGCGGAAGTGAGAGAGACAAGCAGGAAGCCCGAGGAAGTCTATGGGGTTATTGAGCGATTGGTGCCGAAAGGTAGGAAGCTAGGTGGGTAAATGATTGCCCGAACGTAAGGAAATCCTCAAATGCTGACACTGGTGGATAGAACTGTTTGGAAGGAAACACAATATTAGGCCGGGATGGGTCACACTGGGTAATCAGCGTGAGTTGAATTTTTCTCTCACCTAATCATCTAACGAAACTCATAACTCCTTATCCAGTCGGAGATTCTCAAATAGCAGAGCCAGACTTGTACGACCGTCTTGTCAAGACGTATCCCAAACAGAAATTCACTTTTGTACCTCCAAAGCAACCATCTTTGTAAATCAGTCTGCCTTGTTTCCTATGTAACATTGCACCATGCATGTTGGAGTATAGATGTGCCTCTACCTTTCCATAAGGCCCTGTGTGATGTAGGCATTGTAGGTGCCCTCTTTATACATAAAATATAGACGTAGGAACTTCCAGGCTCAAACCtacgtacgtacgtatGTACGTAAGTACTTGTGatcgctgctgctggtaataattaattaataaaaaaaaatatgTATCGGCGATGGCCGAAATATGGTGCTCTTCCGAACGGGATACATATTAGTGCTAAAGCCTTCGGACAGGCGCAAGATGAATGAGACCATCTGTCGTTTTTCATTGTCATaattcttccttccataAGCCTCGCCAACATGCCCATACAGGCGAGGAATACAACTTCTCGCCTCCCATATAGCCCGGATATTGAGAAAGCGCCCCTCAACCCCGACTGCAATCTTCCAGACTATGACGATGACCGTACAAAGCCGCGGCAGCTTGGTTCGATAAGGAACGACATGCGTactgtcttcttcaccggCTTGGGTTTGTTCGCTCTCGCTCTCTACGTGAGCCAGAATGcattcttccccttccctaGCAAGCCCCAGCCCTTACCCGACTTCATTACAAAAGGTATCGAGCAATGTAAAATTATTTCTAGACCCCCTCCACACTTTGAGCGATTCGACAGcaagcgaaagaagaatgatagGTTCGTCCCTGGAACAAAATCCGCATGGCTTAAGAATGGGACTGTCTGGACcggtgaagatgatggaaatgaaATCCTTCAGGGCGTAGACCTGTTTTTGGAGAACGGCGTAATTCGAAAGATCGGATCTGCGCTCGAGTTAGATGAGATATTGATGGGCACTGAGTACGACGAGGTTGAACTGGGTGGAGCTTGGGTCACTCCAGGTGAGTAGATGCCACGCTTAAAACGAAAGGATGGTTGACGCGGCCCGCTGTTAGGTATCGTGGACACCCACTCTCACATGGGCCTTGACTCCGCCCCTGGTCTCAAGGGCTCTTCCGATACCAATTCTCACCGAGGCAACACCCAACCTTGGCTGAGATCGTTCGACGGGTTTAACACTCATGACCTTGCTTTCAATTTGTCCATTTCTGGTGGTATTACTACAATGCTCGTTTTGCCTGGTTCTGCTGGCAAGTTCCTTCAGACTCATTTACTCGACCATTGTGCTGATGTGATACTTGATCAGGGTCTATCGGTGGACAAGCTGCAGCCTTCAAGCCCCGATGGACTTATGAGAACACTCCTCAAAGCATGCAAGTAGAGCCACCCTTCATTATTGACTCCTCCGGTAACGGCACCTGGCAACGCACTCATTCCTGGCGGCATATCAAGCACGCATGTGGTGAAAATCCTGCTCGCGTTTACGGCGCCAAGCGTATGGATGCTGCCTACGACTTCCGAAAAGCCTATGCAGAAGGCAAGAAACTGAAGGACGCCCAAGACAGATGGTGTGCCGACCCTAAGAGCCAGAGAGAACCCTTCCCTACCAGCCTCGAATACGAAGTTCTGGCTGATGTCATCAGGGGCAACGTCAAGGTCAACATCCACTGTTATGAGACCACTGACCTCAACACTCTTGTACGAATCTCTAACGAATATGAATTCCCCATCGCAGCATTCCACCACGCGCACGAAGCGTACCTCGTACCTGACCTGCTCAAGCAAGCTTGGGGTCCTGTCCCTCCTGCTGTTGCAATCTTCGCTACCAACGCCAGGTACAAGCGAGAGGCTTACCGGG
This region includes:
- a CDS encoding ubiquitin-conjugating enzyme E2 N → MSLPKRILKETERLMADSPPGISAAPKDDNLRHFDVTVAGPDSSPYEGGVFKLELFLPEEYPMNPPKVRFLTKIYHPNIDKLGRICLDILKDKWSPALQIRTVLLSIQALLGAPNPDDPLANDVAQNWKENQSAAIAQAREWTQKYAH